The Streptomyces sp. NBC_01276 genome contains the following window.
CCGCGGATGATCTTGTAACGAACACCCGGCAGGTCCTTCACACGGCCACCACGCACGAGCACGATCGAGTGCTCCTGCAGGTTGTGTCCCTCACCCGGAATGTAAGCGGTGACCTCGATGCCGGAGGTCAGACGCACACGCGCGACCTTACGGAGCGCCGAGTTCGGCTTCTTCGGGGTGGTCGTGAACACACGCGTGCAGACGCCGCGACGCTGGGGCGAAGCCTCAAGCGCGGGGGTCTTTGTCTTCTCGACCTTGTCCTGCCGGCCCTTACGGACCAGCTGCTGGATCGTAGGCACTACTTCTCCGGTTTCTGTGTGCCGTGTAGTGAAGCTAACCTGGAACTTTGCCGACCCACGCGGTCGGGTGTGTCGGATCCGGCGGACCTCCGCGCAAGCACGGAAACGCATGGATCGCGGTGGCCGATGCGGCTCGCGTGCGGTTGATGGACACGCACGGGAGCCCAGGCACACCCCAGGCACAAGGTCTGAGCGTACCCACCGCATCCACTCCGGTCAAAACATAAGCCGCACCGCTCCGGCCCGTACGGCCCCACAGCTCAGGCG
Protein-coding sequences here:
- the rpsL gene encoding 30S ribosomal protein S12, which produces MPTIQQLVRKGRQDKVEKTKTPALEASPQRRGVCTRVFTTTPKKPNSALRKVARVRLTSGIEVTAYIPGEGHNLQEHSIVLVRGGRVKDLPGVRYKIIRGALDTQAVKNRKQARSRYGAKKEK